In the Sedimentisphaera cyanobacteriorum genome, TGATTATCGCCCCGTAGAACGGCAGTGCGATCTGTCCGCCGTGGGTGTGGCCTGCCAGATACAGCTCGGCAGAGCCCTGCGGAACAGCCTCGAACAAATCAGGGCTGTGGTACAGAAAGAGCCGGAAGCTTTCTTCATCGAGCTTTGTGAGCCCTTCGATATTCGGATTCTGGAAATCTGCTCCGTAAATCTGGAGCGTTTCGCCGTTTTTTTCGATAGTTCTTGATTCGTTGAAAAGCGGGTCTATGCCGGCCTGCTCGAAGAGTTTTCTCGTATCGAAAGACCAGTTCCCCTCGCATCCGTATATCCCGAGCGGAGGGTCTATATTGCTGAAAAGCTCCCTGAAACGCTGCTTAGCTACATACTCGCCAATATTGCAGGCGTCGCCTGTAAACACAACAGCATCCGGCGAGAGCCTTCGCACCTCTCTAACGAGCCTCTGTTCGAGAACTGCCCGCTTGTCGCAGTGGGTATCGGTGATCTGTACGATACGGAAGGATGTATTCTCAAGCTTGTCGGTTTCGATTCTGTGGCGTGAGATTTCAAGCCAGCGGGGCTCTATGAAACACGCATACACATACGTAATCACAATCGCAGCAGCTGCTGCATGCAGGAGAATTCGAAGCGTTTTGAAGCGAAAGAGCTTTGCGAGAAATGCAGGGCGTTTTGTGAATTTAAAGTAAATCTGGACAGCCTCAAGGCTTAAAACAAACGCTGCTGCTGTAAATACCGCAAGCGTAACCGCTCGAATCATAAAAAAGCAGAACTCAGTATAGCTCATTTGAGAAACCTAAACATCAAATCTTCTCGGATTTCAGCTCTCTGCTCATAAGACTCGCAATCACCTCATCGACGCTCATCTCGCCCTTTATAACGCTTTGAACGCCGGCAGCTATCGGCATCTCCACCCCGAGCCTGCCTGCAAGGGCAACCACAGAATCGCACGTTGAAACGCCTTCCACAACGCTGTTTGTTTCTGCAAGGGCATCGCTTACGGCCATACCTCGGCCGAGCTTTTCGCCGAAGCTGCGGTTGCGTCCTTTCGGCGAGATGCACGTTGTTACCAGATCGCCAAGGCCTGTCAGGCCTGCGAATGTGTCGGGGTCTGCTCCCATTGCCTTGCCGAGGCGGGATATCTCTGCGAGCCCGCGTGCAAGCAGGGCGGCCTTTGCGTTGTCGCCTGCTCCGATTCCGTCTATTATGCCTGCGGCTATTGCGATTACGTTTTTCGATGCCCCCGCAACCTGAACGCCGATTACATCCGGAGTTGAATACACTCGGAACCAAGGGGTGGTGAAGGTTTGCTGGACTCTGCGAGCGATGTTTTCATCCTCGCATGCTGCGCTTGCACTTGCTGGAAGCCTCTGCATAAGCTCGTCTGCTATATTTGGGCCGGAAAGCGTTGCGAGGGGGTTCTCGCCGCCGGTTTCCGTTTCGATTATCTGAGTGGGAAGGAGCAGACGATCGTTTTCTATGCCCTTGGTAACTGAGACTATCGCAGCATCGGCGGGGAGGAAGGGCTTTAGACGCTTCCACACGCTCCCGCAAAACTGACACGGGACTGCCGAAATAATCAGCTCAGCACCGCGCATGCAGGAGGCATCATCTGAATCAAATTTCAAAGCGGGGTCGAGCTGGAAGCCCGGGAGAAACAGGAAATTTTCGCCTGCTTTTTCTATCTCTGCAAGCTGAGATGCATTATGCCCCCACATAGTTACACTGAAGCCTTTGGAGCAAAGATTCGAAGAGCAGGCTGTGGCCATTGCTCCATCGCCGATTATAGTAATATTCTTGTACAATTTGCTTTTCCTCAATAGATTCAAAATGAAAAACAATATTATAAACAAATTTCAATGCTTGCAAAACCATTCAGGGCTATCTCCGAGAGTTTGAAAAGTTTTTTGATCCGCAGAATGAGCAGCAGCGGTTCACCCCTTAGCATTTTAATAATCCCTTCAACGGGATAGACAGGTTGTTTTTTAGACGGGATTAACGGGATTTACAGGATTTTTCAGCGGGTAATTTGTTTGAACCACGTGGGATTGGTTTAAACCGCGAAGTGCTCGGAGGAACACGAAGATTTTTTAATTGGTTTAAACCACGAGCAGCACTGAGATATTTCAGCCACTGAGAAACGCTAAGAAGCACTAAGGGGATATTTCTAGACAGAATTTTTAAAGTTCAAGGCAATGATAAGGGGAAAGTTTTTCTTCTGTAGCTGCCGCTGACTCTCCGCCTGCGACCGACAGGCTCAATGTTTAACATCTCCCGTACTACAGCGGAGTCCGCCGTGGCGGACCCGCTAGGCATTCTTTTAGAAAAGATTTTTCGCTTACCGCCGGCTCTTCACGTTTCGCTATCCTAGCGGGGAGCTTGCGCTCCTCCGCTGTATGACGCTGCATTATTAAGCAGCGAACCGCAGGCTCAGTCCGTAAATGCTGCGGCCAGTCTATAGTAGATACTGGCTGTCCGCTTATTTCTCCGATACCTCTCCGCCTGCGGCGGACAGGCTCAATGTTTAATATTCCTTTTACATCGGTGGTTAAATTATTCTTAATTGAGGCTGTTTTGCTCATCAACGGCCAGAGAGCTGCCCCGCAATTTGATATTCTGCACTAATGCGGGAGCTGAAGTTTTTACACAGAGGTATCGAAGGAAACGGAGAGGATATTTTTTAGACAGGATTAACAGGATTGACAGGATAGATATTTGATAAGGGAAAGGCGGAGAAAGATTTTTGGGCGGGTAATTTTTTTAATCCTCGTGGGATTGGTTTAAACCGCGAAGGGCTCGAAGGGCACGAAGATTTCTGTTAGTTATTTAATAGAAGGGCTTTACATTCATAAAATTATCTGTGTCATCTGTGTCATCTGTGGATTAAAAAATTAATTCAGACCATATCCCCTTCGTGTGTTTCGCGGGCCTCGTGGTAAAAAAACATAATATCTGTGGATAATAAATTTCGCTGCGGATTAAATATTTTTAATCGGTTTATTCGAGCCATACATGGAGGACGCAGCAGTCGGTTATTGCTTTACACAAACGGGTAATTTGATACCATTACGCTTAAAATTATCAGCTTGAATTGGTACAGGTTAATTATGGCAAAAGAACTATCGAAAGTTTATAACCCCCGAGAAGTAGAGCAGCTTGCAGAAAAGCTTTGGCTTGATGCCGGCAGCTACCATACAGAACCGCCTTCAAAGGGCGGAAAAGACAGCAAACCATACACAATCGTAATCCCGCCGCCTAACGTAACGGGAATGCTGCACATGGGGCATGCCCTTAACAACACGCTGCAGGATGTGATTATCCGATTCAAACGTATGCAGGGCTTCAACACCCTCTGGATGCCCGGTACAGACCATGCCGGCATCGCCACGCAGAGCGTAGTAGAGAAAAAGCTGCACTCTGAGCATGGCAAAACCCGCCACGATGTGGGGCGTGAAGGCCTTGTGGAGATGATATGGGAGTGGAAACAGCAGTATGGCGACAGAATCCTCGAGCAGCTCAAGGGCATCGGGGCCAGCTGCGACTGGCAGAGAACACGCTTCACCCTCGATGATATGTGCGCAAGGGCAGTTCGCAGAACATTCTACAAGCTCTTCAGCGACAAGCTTATTTACAAAGGCAAGCGTCTTGTAAACTGGGACCCGCACCTTCAAACAGCAGTGGCTGATGATGAGGTTGTGCATAAAACAGTGCAGGGAAATTTCTACTATATGAAATATCCGCTCTCGGACGGCAGCCGAGAAGTAATGATCGCTACTACTCGTCCTGAAACAATGCTAGGCGATACGGCTGTTGCTGTAAACCCCAAGGATGAACGCGCCGAGGAGCTGATTGGGAAGATGATAGACCTCCCGCTCACAGGGAGAAAAATCCCGATAATAGCAGATGATTACGTAAAGCGCGGCGAGGGAACCGGCTTTCTGAAGGTTACCCCTGCCCACGACCCGAACGATTATGAAATCGGCCTGCGCCACGATCTCGAGAGAATCAACATCCTCACACCCGAGGGATACATCAACGAAAACGGAGGCGACTTCGAAGGGCTCGATAGATTCGAGGCACGAAAAAGGATAGTTGAAAGGCTTCAGGACGAGGGATTATTAGAGAAAATTGAGCCGAGGGAGCAGGAAGTTGGCCACAGCGACCGCAGCGGCGTTATAATAGAGCCGTATCTCTCCGATCAGTGGTTCGTAAGCGTTGCCCCGCTTGCAGCCCCTGCGATTGAAGTACTCAGAGAAAGGCGTTTGAAGTTCCATCCGAAGCGCTATGAAAGCGCATACGCCGACTGGCTTGAGGGCATTAGAGACTGGTGCATTAGCAGGCAGCTTTGGTGGGGGCACAGAATCCCGATTTGGAGCGTGGAGCTGGAGGTTGAAAACCCGATTGAGAACCCGGATGCAGACCCGATATCCGATGAAATCAAATCTGCCCTGAGCAGCAAAACCGGTGTAAGCTGGCTGGAATTCACAGAAGACCTCGGCGAGTTTGCCGTGCAGATATTCCCCGATGAAGAAGACCCTGCAAAGGTGCGCATTGATATATGCATAGCAGAGAAAGACCGCACAGCAGAAGACCTGCTCGAGAAGCACGGTTTCCGGAGAGACCCGGACGTATTGGATACGTGGTTCAGCTCTGCGCTTTGGCCTTTCAGCACTCTCGGCTGGCCTGAACAGACCGAAGAGCTCAAATTCTACTACCCCACTGATCTTCTGATTACCTCACGCGATATCATTACGCTCTGGGTTTCGAGAATGGTAATGATGGGGCTCTACAATATGGGCGAGGTTCCGTTCAGCGATGTTTTCATACACGGGAAAATCCTCGACGGCAACGGCGAAACGATGAGCAAAAGCAAGGGCAACGGCATAGACCCGCTTGCAATTATAGAGCATTACGGCGCAGATGCGATGCGTTTCAGCCTCGCTAATATGACCACAGAGAATCAGGATATGCGTATGCCCGTCAAGCAGGACGAGCAGGGCAGGAATATCAGCAGCAAGTTTGATATAGGCAGGAATTTCTGCAACAAGCTCTGGAATGCCTCCCGTTTTGCAATGATGAACCTCGAGAATATCAGCGCAGATGAGTTTGATGCCGATAAGATGGATATGACAGACCGCTGGATACTCTCCCGCCTTGAAGATACAGTTTGCTATGTAACCGATATGCTGGGTGAGTATAAGTTCAGCGAGCCGGCAGGCGCGATTTATCGCTTCTTCTGGAACGACCTCTGCGACTGGTATCTGGAATGGGGCAAGCCGCGGATGAAGGATGACAGCGAAAGGCCGATATTCCAGAACGTGCTTGCGTTTTTACTCGATAATACGCTCCGCCTTATGCACCCGTTTATGCCTTTCATAACCGAGGGCATATTCCAGACCCTCGCTGAATACGCCCCTTCAAGGCCGCTGAAAGGGCTCGTGAAAAGGAGCGGGGAAGAGCTGCTTATAGAAGCCGCTTGGCCGGGCAGCGAGCTGGAGCAGTTCCGCAATCCCGATATAGAGCAGCAGATAAATGAAGTGCAAACGATTGTTAAGAGCATTCGTGAGGTGAGAAGCCAGTACAATATCGCCCCGAAGCAGAAAATCAAGGCAGGCATCTCCGCACCCGAGAGCTATCAGCCGCTATACGAAAAATGCAAAGAGCTTATCGTAAATCTCGCAGGGCTCGAGAGCCTTGAGATAGCCGAAAACATAGAGCGGCAGGGAACTACCGCCACAAACGTTATCGGCGAGATTGAAGTTTTCGTGCACGGCGTGATAGACCCTGATGCTGAGAAAAAACGCCTTGAAAAGCAGAAGCAGGATCTTGTTAAAGCTGCAAAGGGCGTGGAAGGAAGGCTTTCAAACGAGAGCTACGTTAAGAATGCCCCGCCTGCAATCGTTCAGGACTCCAGAAATAAGCTCGCAGAGCTGAAAGAACAGATTGAGGCTGTTGATAAGCTTCTCGAAGAGCTCTGATCTTTGCCGGCCGGCAGCAAAAAAAAAGCGGGTTCCGCCTAAGGCGGTCCCGCCGGATTTGCAAAACGCTTAAATCTCACCTCGAACTCATTTTATGCAGCAGCTCAGAGCAGAAATCGAAGGTATCTCGACTAATTAACTAGTCGCCCCTGAAAAAGTTTAAAATTTTCCTTAAATTCTTTCCTGATAATGGTTTATATGATTGAAAAGCTTTCGAGATATGGTATAATATTGCAAGTGTTTATCTTACATCTATCAAAACATTGCAATATTGGGACAAAATAATGAAGGCAAAAAACAATAAAGCAGGCTTACTCTTTCAGCAGCCATTAAAACCTCTTGTAAATCCTGATCACTCTTTAGTCCAACTCTCAGAGGTTGTCAACTGGTCTCGCTTTGAAGAGAAGTTTGGCAGTTTATACAGTCCTGATTCAGGCAGGCCGGCCAAGCCGATTCGCCTGATGGTCGGCCTTCAGTATCTCAAGTACACTTTCAATCTCAGCGATGAAGCAATCGTTGCCGGCTGGGTTGAGAATCCTTACTGGCAGTATTTCTGCGGCGAAAGATACTTCCAGCACGAGCCTCCTATTGATCCAACCAGTATGACTAAGTGGCGTAATAAGGTAAAATCTGATGGTCTTGAAGAGCTGCTCGAAGAAACTATCAAAGCCGGCTTGAAGCTTAAGGTTATCAAAAAGAACGATTTCAACAAGCTCGTTGCAGATACAACCGTTCAGCAGAAGAACATCACTTATCCGACCGACGCAAAACTCTGCCACAAACTGCGCATTAAGCTTGTAGATCTTGCAAAAGCATCAAAACTCCAACTTCGCCAAAGCTACGAAAGGGTTGGAAAAAGGGCGTATGTAATGCAGGGCAGGTATCGACGTGCAAGACAGTTCAAAAGAGCTAAAAAAGAAGTGAAGAAATTAAGGAACTACCTGCGGCGAATTACGAAAGAGGTCGAGCGGAATATAGCAGGCAATGAGCAGTTAAGAATAATTTTTGATACATTGCTTCAAGCCGCTAAGAAGCTTTTAGCCCAGACAAAGAAAAGCAAAAATAAG is a window encoding:
- a CDS encoding metallophosphoesterase; the encoded protein is MSYTEFCFFMIRAVTLAVFTAAAFVLSLEAVQIYFKFTKRPAFLAKLFRFKTLRILLHAAAAAIVITYVYACFIEPRWLEISRHRIETDKLENTSFRIVQITDTHCDKRAVLEQRLVREVRRLSPDAVVFTGDACNIGEYVAKQRFRELFSNIDPPLGIYGCEGNWSFDTRKLFEQAGIDPLFNESRTIEKNGETLQIYGADFQNPNIEGLTKLDEESFRLFLYHSPDLFEAVPQGSAELYLAGHTHGGQIALPFYGAIITFSRYGKKYEEGMFEKPGMQMYVSRGVGLDGGGVIKARFLARPELAVFDIVPKDE
- a CDS encoding NAD(P)H-dependent glycerol-3-phosphate dehydrogenase — its product is MYKNITIIGDGAMATACSSNLCSKGFSVTMWGHNASQLAEIEKAGENFLFLPGFQLDPALKFDSDDASCMRGAELIISAVPCQFCGSVWKRLKPFLPADAAIVSVTKGIENDRLLLPTQIIETETGGENPLATLSGPNIADELMQRLPASASAACEDENIARRVQQTFTTPWFRVYSTPDVIGVQVAGASKNVIAIAAGIIDGIGAGDNAKAALLARGLAEISRLGKAMGADPDTFAGLTGLGDLVTTCISPKGRNRSFGEKLGRGMAVSDALAETNSVVEGVSTCDSVVALAGRLGVEMPIAAGVQSVIKGEMSVDEVIASLMSRELKSEKI
- a CDS encoding valine--tRNA ligase → MAKELSKVYNPREVEQLAEKLWLDAGSYHTEPPSKGGKDSKPYTIVIPPPNVTGMLHMGHALNNTLQDVIIRFKRMQGFNTLWMPGTDHAGIATQSVVEKKLHSEHGKTRHDVGREGLVEMIWEWKQQYGDRILEQLKGIGASCDWQRTRFTLDDMCARAVRRTFYKLFSDKLIYKGKRLVNWDPHLQTAVADDEVVHKTVQGNFYYMKYPLSDGSREVMIATTRPETMLGDTAVAVNPKDERAEELIGKMIDLPLTGRKIPIIADDYVKRGEGTGFLKVTPAHDPNDYEIGLRHDLERINILTPEGYINENGGDFEGLDRFEARKRIVERLQDEGLLEKIEPREQEVGHSDRSGVIIEPYLSDQWFVSVAPLAAPAIEVLRERRLKFHPKRYESAYADWLEGIRDWCISRQLWWGHRIPIWSVELEVENPIENPDADPISDEIKSALSSKTGVSWLEFTEDLGEFAVQIFPDEEDPAKVRIDICIAEKDRTAEDLLEKHGFRRDPDVLDTWFSSALWPFSTLGWPEQTEELKFYYPTDLLITSRDIITLWVSRMVMMGLYNMGEVPFSDVFIHGKILDGNGETMSKSKGNGIDPLAIIEHYGADAMRFSLANMTTENQDMRMPVKQDEQGRNISSKFDIGRNFCNKLWNASRFAMMNLENISADEFDADKMDMTDRWILSRLEDTVCYVTDMLGEYKFSEPAGAIYRFFWNDLCDWYLEWGKPRMKDDSERPIFQNVLAFLLDNTLRLMHPFMPFITEGIFQTLAEYAPSRPLKGLVKRSGEELLIEAAWPGSELEQFRNPDIEQQINEVQTIVKSIREVRSQYNIAPKQKIKAGISAPESYQPLYEKCKELIVNLAGLESLEIAENIERQGTTATNVIGEIEVFVHGVIDPDAEKKRLEKQKQDLVKAAKGVEGRLSNESYVKNAPPAIVQDSRNKLAELKEQIEAVDKLLEEL
- a CDS encoding IS5 family transposase, which translates into the protein MKAKNNKAGLLFQQPLKPLVNPDHSLVQLSEVVNWSRFEEKFGSLYSPDSGRPAKPIRLMVGLQYLKYTFNLSDEAIVAGWVENPYWQYFCGERYFQHEPPIDPTSMTKWRNKVKSDGLEELLEETIKAGLKLKVIKKNDFNKLVADTTVQQKNITYPTDAKLCHKLRIKLVDLAKASKLQLRQSYERVGKRAYVMQGRYRRARQFKRAKKEVKKLRNYLRRITKEVERNIAGNEQLRIIFDTLLQAAKKLLAQTKKSKNKLYSIHEPHVCCIGKGKSHKKYEFGNKVGIVTTAKNNFIVGALGFEGNPYDGHTLRANLKQTMNLIGREKLGDVYVDGGYKKHGCEDIGNVEIVEKGWRKKKRSIKRWIKRRSSIEPTIGHLKEDNRLGRNFLKGVEGDKMNALGSAFGYNMRKLLEKFTFAYIFMLKIIEFYRNLAMKSKLKTRLA